The Trichomycterus rosablanca isolate fTriRos1 chromosome 20, fTriRos1.hap1, whole genome shotgun sequence genomic interval attgctcagactgtatactgtaactgtactgtaagtcactttggataaaggaaggtgtctgctaaatgccaaaaatgtaaatgtagactaatgtaaaataatggggttgtttttgacacttacgcactgaaaataacacaaatataatagaaaaaaaacactgaaatacaattaaaaaacggataaaaatcaatataaaatacagtaaaacctaCTATTTACCctaacttctttattgtttccttattctttgtaattagtggagagaacttatgagcagtaataattaagagaggtttctatgtcgttcttttaatacattaagtcacattaagctttttgtaACGATAAGAGtcgattctcacaatttctcagaacctcatgctgtaacacaagtttaaaagtgaaacagtgaggaaaatccagctaaacacagatacatgtggagctttcagagtggatctgACTGTTatcccacacaaatgcagattcgtctcatattcgcactttggtGACGTTTTACAGCACCACTCAAGCGCTcgagttgagtttaagggaaatgttgagtgtaagggtacacatttcttgacgaagggtgttgggtttcaaagattttgagtttaggggatattgagttacaaggtaccactgtatataaaataatacatgaatAGGTGGGTCTGGATGCCCCTAAAAAATTGGATGCTGTAATTTTATTCCTCAAAATGAAACTATGTCCTTGTTTACatgcccctttttttttttttttttaaaagcaacACTGTTTGTTGTTGCCCACCCAAAAATGATATCCCAGTTATTACTGCCTTGTTGATCTTAAGATTGTGAAGGCAATGGGGACATTTAGTATTCAGCATTTAATATTAGAGTATAGAATAGACAATTTATTATTCACTgtgagtattattattattattatttaaaaaccgAGACTTCATTAGGACTATCCATCATGAATAAATGTTAAAGCCATTTGAATgaggatgtttttgtttttctgtgtaATACAATGATGGGCCACAAGTGGGCGAGCTCTGCATTTACATGTATAAATCAAATCATGATAGGCTCAGCCAGATACGTCACCTTGTCTagtcttgctctctctctccctgctgggtgtttttttctgctcaaGACAATGAGAGCACAGAGGCTTTGGAGCTTTTGTTAGATTAATAAACGATATGATGAGCTTGCCTTAAATATGCTCGTTTGGTTCACAGCCCATTTAGACTTGCCTCTTCAAAGACAAGAATTCACTACACTGTGCCAACTGAATTGTGCCAACTTTTAATGAGGCTCTTATACATAACATAcggtgtgtgtgcatatgtatgttatatatacactgattagccactgtccattttatcagctccacttaccatatagaagcactttgtagttctgcaattactgactgtagtccatctgtttatctacatatctttttaacctgctttcaccctgttcttcaatggtcaggacacccacagagcagatattattcaggtggtggatgatcacagcactgcagtgacactgacatagtggtggtgtgttagtgagtgttgtgctggtatgagtggatcagacacagcagcactcactgtccactctgttagacactcctacctagttggtccatgtaaagtcagagacgatcgctcatctattgctgctgtttgagttggtcggaCGGACgctgcgctgttggctgaatatttttggttggtggactattctcagtccagcagtgacagtgaggtgtttaaaaactccataagcactgctgtgtcttatccactcataccagcacaacacacactaacacaccaccaccatgtaagtgtcactgcagtgctgagaatgatccaccattcaaataatacctactctgtagtggtcctgggagagtcctgactattatagaacagcatgacagggggctaacaaagcatgcagagatacagatggactacagtcagtaattgtagaactacaaagtgcttctatatggtaagtggagctgatcaaatggacagtgagtgtagaaacaaggaggtggttttaatgttgtggctgatcggtgtattataaAATTCTCAGAGGTTTTCCACATATTATACTATGTTAAAACTTCTAGATGTTATTTTGATGGCTTTGTTTTCTTCTATTTTGCAGGAAATCATGACCACAAAATTTGAGATGTCCAAAATGGAGTAgaagtgtggtgtgtgtacatGTTGTAAATATTGAGTGTCTGTGACTATGAACAATGGTTTTACCCAAAAagtaaattatgtaaatatgGGATGCTGATAATGAAGGTACAAACTGAAGGCTGGTTATTTGTTTTGCTTGTATTGCCTGTttgcatttatattattattattattactggaaTGGTGTTGGCCTCTTTGACTGTAATATTGCCTTTGCCATTTGTTTACATGTCATAAATACAAAATGTGATTAAAACATACTACTTTTTTCCTAAAGTAGTAGTatctttagtttttttaagtGTTCATGCCTACTGTGTTTTGACCATTAGTGTCATCTAGCTGGTGTATAACTAATCAAACAGACTGCTTTTGAAAAGAATTTTATCTAAAGTGAGTTTATTGTTCCATGAACTctagccaacacacacacacacacacacacacacacacacaaacaatctgCTCCTGGGCATCTGTGACTAGCAACAGAACAAGACCCCATGCTTTTGTTCACATGTTTCAGTGTGTCTAAAAGACCTTTTATCCATTAATTGGTGTTTATCTGATACACTGCTTAATGTTTACCTTTATTTGACACATTAATGCTGGGTTTATTATCTATAcgttacatttttgtttaataatcctTAAGCAATAAGGTCAAAACTAGTTAAAGGGTCTTTGGGCGCCCTGGGTgttattgtgacagtatatgaACACTTTTAATCCAAGTTCATCCAGTATTTAGTTCAGTATTTAGCTGTCAATATAAATGGATTTTTAAGACTACGGTCAATAAGCATTAGTCTGCATATCTGTCAGTGTGCAGCAGTTAAATGTCTGAGCTATTTAATGGTGAACTGAACCATTAGCTTGGCATGGTcgtatttatgttatttttttattacagctAGTCTATATTTATGCGGTTGAAAAGCCCAATTAAACTGCATATGCAGTGTTATGCAAAAGTTTAAAAAACCTGGTCAAAGTTGACATTCTTTACAGGAAACAAACTTAAATATGACCGTTTTTGTGCACAATTTATTGTGTTATTGTTAACAGAACACTAAATTGTACAGGTTTTTCATTCAAGTTTATTTCACCTATTAATCAGTAATTGTGCAATacatttaaacttaaatatgACTTTTTGTGCACAATTTATGATGTTTTTGCTAACAGAACACTACATTATATGGGTGTttcattaaagtttattttatgtaataatcGGTAATTGTGCAATATTTGCAGAGGAAACAAACTTAAATATGATCATTTTTGTGCaaaatttattatgtttttgttaAGAGAACACTAAATTGTACAGGTTTTTCATCAGTTTATTTCACGTAATGATCAGTAACTGTGCATTAAATTTGCAGAGGAAACGAATGTAAATATGACCGTTTTTGTGCacaatttattatgtttttgctAACAGAACACTAAATTATATGGGTTcttcattaaagtttatttcACCTATTAATCGGTAATTGTGCAATACAATCGCAGAGGATTTCTGtagatgttattattattagttgttatatatttttacaaCTGAATATAATTTGTTCATGGTTCTCCAAACTTTTGCATAGAACTGTACTATCTTGATAATGGTACTTTTTCTAGTGAACATAAACATTGGGTTTGTCAAGAATAGATAACTAAATTTTCTATACCAAGATCAGGCTAGAGAATTCTAGAtctttttaattaaagttaAGTAATCTGTAAAATGTATAGTAGGTCTTGCATAACAGGTACTTTAAACCATAcactttgttttttatattgtacAGATTAACatattagggcggcacggtggctcggtgggtagcactgttgcctcacagcaagaaggtcctgggtttgagccccaaggcggggcggtccgagtcctttctatgcggagtttgcatgttctcctcgtgtctgcgtgggtttcctccggaagctcccacagttcaaaaacatgcagtcaggttaactggagacactgaattgccctataggtgaatgggtgtgtgtgtgtgtgtgtgtgccctgtgatagactggcgccccgcccagggtgttactgtgcccCACCCCCTCCCAGTAATTGTTCAATAAATTTGCAGAggaaacaaatgtaaacatgatCGTTTCTTGTATTTGATAATTGTGCAATAAATTTGCAGAGGATTTCTGTACAGGGTGTTTTTTTTAGAACTGAATATAATTTGTTTATGGTTCTCCAAACTTTTGCATAGGATTGTATCTTAGTATTGGTGCATTGGGTTTGTCAAGAATAGATAACTAAATTTTCTGCACCAAAACCAGGCAAGAAAATTCTAGATCTTGCTATTAAAAGGTTCCATTTATgtgattttttaattaaagttaattaattaatctgtCAAATTCATAACGAGTCTTACATAACGTACTTCAAACCATACactttgtttttatattgtacAGAGATACATACTGCAAAAAAGTCCAGAGATAAATGATTTTATGAGTTTATTCGTGTACACAACAGTCTAAAAACAAGCACAGAGATTAGAGCACATTCTGTATTGGATTCACAATCGGGGCAGTCTGGAGTTATCTCAAACGTGTATTATATCTCTAGTGAAGGGGAAACTACAAACAGATAAAATGACAattaatataaaactaacagtCTTTGTGACCACATGTGATCGCTGAGATTAATTCAAAGGAATGTATTTTTAACAATATAAAATCTTACTAAACAGGCAAACATTGACAGTAATGGGATGTGCTGATTGATTACTTAATTATTGCTTTTCGGGTTTTTTTTAAGCTAGATGGATTGCTTTTTCTCACCATGGTGAATCGCGACGTAAACATGTGATTACttcttttttttggggggggcgGGGGGCAGACAAAGCTCCTCGCTGAACGACTCCCATGGAGATTTAATCCTCTTTGTTTGGCCTCACGCGTTTCCCGCCTTTTTTTCTGGTGAATGATAACAGAAGAGAtaaaatgtattacaatatATATTCAAATGCAATCATTGTACACAGTTTGTGTAATATTAGTTTTATAGCTTCACTCTGATAATGCCACAGTTTGGATCCAAATACAGGGGCATACTGCACCATGCTGTACAATGCAAAGCTAACTTGAGATAAACAACTAAAGACAGCTTCTTGCTGGCTTTACACTAAAAACATGCCTGGCAACAAGCTATAATTTTtggttttattacatttctctAAATAAGCATACTATAGACCATTACTAGAACAATAAAAAACTAGTATTAAACTATCCTccccctaataataatataatacaaacatTAACAAAGTCCTAGTGTTCCAGGGAAAAACGTGAATGCTTTCTAAGCTTGTCCATAATACAACACTTTCTCTTTCAATGTGATGAGGACGAATTATTTGGCCCTTGCTTTCATATCAGTAAGCAACTTCAACATCTGTATTGTTCATTGTTTGAGAGCAATTCTGACTATTGTCCAGAAAATCCTTCTCTTTGACTAACTGGTCAGTGGCTGCCAGTAACACAGTTTGAACGATGGAAGTCGCAGCCTTATAGAGAATCCTCTTCAGGGTCTCGTCTTGGTCAGCGGGCTTTTTTTCAGGACTGCTACAAATCCCAGTCTCTAACTCAATACTAGAACAAAATCCTACAATAGACTCTGTCATGCCAGACTGTGTCTTGTCATTGGAGTCAACTGCTGCTTCAAACTCACCGCTTTGGGCAACTGCATTTTCGGTGCCGCACATCTCGTCCTGATTCAGAATCTTCCCGTCTTTCGAACACGTTTTGTCACTAGAGTTGCCGTTCTCCTGGTTGGTCTCTTCTTGCTTTTCAACATCGTTTTGGGTAGGAGGGTCATGACTGTTTGCTGTGGTGTCTTCTGTGGCAGTATTTGAACATCCATTCTCTCCGTTGGTTTTGGGTTCTACGGTTGGCTCTGTCTGGTCTCCTCCCTCTGATGATACGGTAGGTGTGTCTGACTGCTGACCAGATGGTCTGTTCGGGAGGGATTTCTCCTCTTCGTCTGAACTCTTGTGCTCGTCTGCCACCTGAGCTCCGTTACTGCTCTCAGTTTGTGCGGCAGCTTGGTTTTCTGACTCACCTTGTGGTTCAGTTGTCCCACTTGTGTCTGGAGAGCCATCGATGTCTTTAGTTTCCTCTTCGCTTTCTTTCTGTACTGCTATGCTCTCTCCTACATCCATGCTAGCACTCTTTCCCTTGCGCAATATGAAGTTCTTAAGCGAAACAGCACGGTTAAAATGTGTCCGTTTTGACTTGCCAGTCTTTGCTGAGTCTTTACCCGCCTGTGGATCTTCAGTCTGTTCTTGTTCACCTGTTGGTTCCTCCTCTCCCCCACAAGCATCTGCTGCTTTCTTTGATTTGGGAATTACACGTTTTTTGAATGAAGTCCAGATCTCAGTTGCATGCTGATCCACAGATTTTGAACGTGGTGGGGTAGCAGTTGCCTCTTTCTCTTCTTCCCCTTCAGCATTGGGCTTCTCTTCTTGGGTTTCTTCTTCACCTATCACCTTTGACTCTTCTGACACTTGTGTTGCCCCTTGGTCTGCCTCTGTGGCATTTTTATCTTTGACACTATCTGAAGAGTCTTTATCCTTTGGTTTGTGGATTTCAGCAAAGGATGGATCTCTTTTCAGACCTTGAAAAGTCCACGACCGTTTTAATTTCCACTTTTTTTGCCCACTATGCTCTGATTTTGTTGAGTCCAGTGTGCCAGTGCGTCCTGGTGCATCAGTGCTACCACCCTCTGCTCCTTCCACTTCCTTGACTTCTTCAGTACTTTTCTTGTGACTCTTCTGTCCCATAAGTTTCTTAAAGGAGTGCCAGCGCTTTATGGGTTTTGCAGTCTGGGATGTTGACTTTTCTGTCTCTTCTGGTGCTTGTGCGTCCTCATTTTGTTCCACCACAACCATGCTGGCATCAGCATCTTCCATTCTATCAAGAGATCTAGACCGAACCTTTCCGTGTTTTGATGCCTCCCCTGAGCTTTCTTTTTTCTCTGTGCTTTTGTGGGAGAAAATCATGGCAACAGGCTTGCGAATAAAATCACGTACACTGGACTTTTCACCCTGCTTTGGcttggcaccaggtgtcttctgCTCTTGGCTGGCCTCTTCATTTTCTGGTACTTTATCAGTACCTTGGCCAGCAGTCTCTGCTTCATCTGCTTTTGCTGGTTCACTAGATTCCTGGTCTTTAGGCTCTGC includes:
- the si:ch211-137a8.4 gene encoding myb-like protein X, yielding MAATEANAEPVQVESTETKADEEPANAESAPAPPEETQPTTEEPQSTEQSADKVKPAPEKIWDSFLNKSGLGKVMGGKKKKEHGTVAEDAVAEETDKASVTNENNQESAEPKDQESSEPAKADEAETAGQGTDKVPENEEASQEQKTPGAKPKQGEKSSVRDFIRKPVAMIFSHKSTEKKESSGEASKHGKVRSRSLDRMEDADASMVVVEQNEDAQAPEETEKSTSQTAKPIKRWHSFKKLMGQKSHKKSTEEVKEVEGAEGGSTDAPGRTGTLDSTKSEHSGQKKWKLKRSWTFQGLKRDPSFAEIHKPKDKDSSDSVKDKNATEADQGATQVSEESKVIGEEETQEEKPNAEGEEEKEATATPPRSKSVDQHATEIWTSFKKRVIPKSKKAADACGGEEEPTGEQEQTEDPQAGKDSAKTGKSKRTHFNRAVSLKNFILRKGKSASMDVGESIAVQKESEEETKDIDGSPDTSGTTEPQGESENQAAAQTESSNGAQVADEHKSSDEEEKSLPNRPSGQQSDTPTVSSEGGDQTEPTVEPKTNGENGCSNTATEDTTANSHDPPTQNDVEKQEETNQENGNSSDKTCSKDGKILNQDEMCGTENAVAQSEKKAGNA